GGCATCGCGTGAAGATCGGGTTCCGCGGCCCGCGGATCATCGCCATGGTCGACGGTCAGACCTTCACCGCGACGCACGACTGCATTCGCGAGCAAAAGCTCAGCTTTGGCCTCGGCGGCGACTCCGGCGGCCCCGCCGGCGAACAGGCCGGCGCCCTCGAGTTTCGCAAACTCGAAATCAGCACCCTGCCGTGAGCCAGGTCCCACGGGCATCCCGATGATCCGGCCCTGATCCTTCGATACCTAACCGGGGGTCGGGGCCGCAGGCGCGAGAATGCCCGGTTGGCTGGCGCGCGATCACTCTTCCGGTGCTCCGAGTTGAACGAGCTTGTGGGCTGCGGACCAGAAATGGAACTCCCGCGCGCGCTGGACGAGGCAGTGACCGGTGGAATCCCGATAGCTGAGGTCGGCGCCAGCGGCGGCAAGCAGCTTGATCGAATCGTTCGAGTGGCCAAGCATGGCGAAATAGAGCGGCGTCTGGCCCTGTCCGTCGCGCGCTTCAACCGACGCTCCGGCAGCTAGCAGACGCTTCACCAAACGCGGCCACCTCCAACGGGCAGCGCACATCAGCAGGGTCTCGCCCTTATCATTGCGCAGGTCCACCACGCCGCCGTCAGCGAGGTGTGCCTCGACGGCGGCTTCGTTCCCGGTTGCGACCGCCTTAAACGCCGGCAGCCTTTCCTGCGGCTTTTCGTGGTCCTCAGCGGGCCGCAGGCCCGCCATGAACTGTGAGAAACCGTACGCGATCAGGTGGATATCTTCGGGCCCGCCGTTGATGTGGTCCCAGAGGTAGATCTTGCCATAATCGCGACCCCGGACCGCCAGCAACACCCAGTCTCCCCAACAGCTCGCGATCGGCAGCATCGTGTCAGGGATACTACCTTCAAGCCGGTACGCCGTCCTGCGCATGTCCTCCTCGTACTCCGGGGCCTGCGGGAACAGGCCTTCAACTCTCTGTACGGTGCCGCCTGAAACGAGATCGGCCGGCGCGAGGATGTCGAAGTCAACCGGATGATTAAAATAGCCCCCATTGAAGCGCAAAAGAAACTCGGCAAAATCGGCCGGCCATTGAATTCCGAGCTCGCTGGCAATCCGCCCCAAGTCGGCGGCCGTCAGCGCCGGCTCGTACGAGTCCTGTAACCGCCGCATAATTGGATTGGCGTCTTGGTCGAATAATGGGTTCACGAGCGTATCCTTTGCTATGGTCGCCGTCTTATGTGGGATCCTTCTGGCTGCCGGGTACCTGTACTGCGCGCTCGACCTCAGTTCGTAGATCATCCTCGGCTTGTTGTAGCAGCCCCTCGTATTGGCCGGGCGGCAGCTTGTGCAATAGCAACTGCGAATTGATCTGGTAGACGCGGCCGTTGTATGCCCGCATCGCGCTTTCCAGCCGGTTGACGGTGTCTTCGTCGATGTATGGCACGGTGACTTTCACTTTTTGTGCGATGCGATTGAACGCGTCGGCAGTCTGGCGCTGTGCCATCGCCGCGCCGCTTTCGGCGTGCTGGTTGGCAACCTTGTATGCAAGCGCCGTCCTGCCCTGGCTCTTATCGGTGTTCGCAATGATA
Above is a window of Pirellulales bacterium DNA encoding:
- a CDS encoding SMI1/KNR4 family protein is translated as MNPLFDQDANPIMRRLQDSYEPALTAADLGRIASELGIQWPADFAEFLLRFNGGYFNHPVDFDILAPADLVSGGTVQRVEGLFPQAPEYEEDMRRTAYRLEGSIPDTMLPIASCWGDWVLLAVRGRDYGKIYLWDHINGGPEDIHLIAYGFSQFMAGLRPAEDHEKPQERLPAFKAVATGNEAAVEAHLADGGVVDLRNDKGETLLMCAARWRWPRLVKRLLAAGASVEARDGQGQTPLYFAMLGHSNDSIKLLAAAGADLSYRDSTGHCLVQRAREFHFWSAAHKLVQLGAPEE